AATTTACGTCCCAAAAGGCACGAGCGAGAAAAAGATAAAGATGCTTGAGTACTACGGCGCAAAGGCGGTTGTCTTTGACGGCACGCGCGACGAGACGGCAGATGCTTGCAGAAAAAGGGCAAAAGATGAGGGTATATTTTACGCAAACCACGTATTTAACCCGCTTTTTTATCAAGGCACTAAAACATATATATATGAAATTTACGAGCAGCTTGGCTTTGTCCCTGAAAATCTCTTTTTGCCAGTTGGCAACGGCACCTTGCTACTTGGCTGCGAGATAGCGCTAAATGAGCTATTTGAGGCTGGAGTGATCAAAAAACTACCTAAAATTTTCATCGTTCAAAGTGAAAAGTGCGCGCCATTTTTATGGGCAACAGGCGAGCCACGTGAGATCAAGCCAGAGCCAACTTTGGCTGAGGGCATAGCGATCGCAAAACCTGCTCGTGGCGCTGAGATATTAGCTAGCCGATATGCTGGCGAGCGCGAAGTGATCACGATAAAAGAAGAGGATATTGAACCAGCTAGAAATTTCCTAGCAAGCCGCGGTTTTTACGTCGAGCACACCACAGCAGCGATCTACGCGGCATACGAAAACTACGTAAAATCACACAAGATAGAGGGCAAAAGCATCATCTCGATGTGCGGCGCCGGACTAAAAAGCGAACACTGATTTAAATTTGCAGGTCATTTTGCCTGCAAATTTGCCTATTTTAGCGACTTTGGTTGTGGCATTTCTTGACAACAAAGTTTTATTTTTATAAAATGCCAAAACTTTCAAAAAACTTTTGAAGCCCAGAATTCTGCAATCTTATCCCCGCATTTAAAGAGGAAAAATGGAAAACAACAACCAAACCGAGCAAAGTGCTGCTCAAAACACAAAAACTACAAAAAAACATCAAGCATCAAGAACCCACGTACCAGTAGATGGACACAAGATCGAAGAGCTAAGAACGCTTAGCTTAGATGAGCTAGTGCAGATCGCAAATGGCGTTGGCGTCGAAAATCCACGCGAATTTCGCAGGCAGGATTTGATATTTGAGATACTAAAAACCCAGACAAAACAAGGCGGCTTTATACTATTTACTGGGATTTTGGAGATCACAAACGAGGGCTACGGCTTTTTAAGGGCTGTTGATGCAAATTTAAGCGACAGCTCAAACGACGCTTATGTTTCAAACTCTCAAATCCGCAAATTTGCACTTCGTGTGGGCGACATCATCACTGGCCAAGTAAGAGAGCCAAAAGATCAAGAAAAATACTACGCCCTTTTAAAGATCGAAGCGGTAAACTACATGCCTCTAGC
Above is a window of Campylobacter concisus DNA encoding:
- a CDS encoding pyridoxal-phosphate dependent enzyme — protein: MPKFICSKCDKSADFETPIFACECGGLYDLEFKPAKFDLNLIDQREFSLFRYREFFPIKNELWRDISLGEGLTKSVKFDDSLYLKMDYAMPTLSFKDRGAVMLIWFCKTHGIKKILQDSSGNAGNSVAAYAARAGIECEIYVPKGTSEKKIKMLEYYGAKAVVFDGTRDETADACRKRAKDEGIFYANHVFNPLFYQGTKTYIYEIYEQLGFVPENLFLPVGNGTLLLGCEIALNELFEAGVIKKLPKIFIVQSEKCAPFLWATGEPREIKPEPTLAEGIAIAKPARGAEILASRYAGEREVITIKEEDIEPARNFLASRGFYVEHTTAAIYAAYENYVKSHKIEGKSIISMCGAGLKSEH